The Lolium perenne isolate Kyuss_39 chromosome 6, Kyuss_2.0, whole genome shotgun sequence genome segment CCTTTACAACAGCGCAGATTATTCATCCCTTTAGCAGGATAAAATTTCTACAGACAGAATAGAAGATTAAATAACTGTCACTGGTTGTTTAAAGTGTCGATGAAGCTAGTTACGGAAATTTATCTCCTGATATGTCTCATTTGTATGCATCCCGTACCCAGGGAATAAATGTCATAAGTATATGTGCAGTCTGAACTCTTATCTCATTATAATGATTGATAACTAGTCCAGTGGTGCTTCATGTTGTGAATATAGGGAGGGCATAGTCTGTCAGTTCAGAACTCAAAGATGAACAAGGGGAAGATTTTTAAGTTAGCCAAGGGATTCAGAGGAAGGGCTAAAAATTGCATAAGAATAGCCAGGGAGCGTGTGGAAAAAGCATTGCAATATTCATACAGGGATCGGCGCAACAAGAAAAGGGACATGCGATCTCTCTGGATCGAGCGCATTAATGCTGGCACACGGCTCCATGGGGTATGTATCTACTGACATATTAAGTTTTACTAGGAAATGAATTTCTTGCATTCTCATGTTACAGTGAAAATTTCAAAGAAATCATCAGCCATGTCCCTTGTGTCCCTATGTACTAGCAGAATAAGATACCCAAGTCATGGGGTATGTATCCATTTACATATTAAGTTCTACAAGTAAATGAATTTCTGGCATTCTCATGTTAAaatgaaaattttaaaaaatcatcAGCCATGTCCTATGTGTCCCTATGTACTACCAGAATAAGATACCAAGCCTTCTTGGTTTTATAATATTACTACTTTAGGCACCTGTTTTTAATATGCTGTCTTTTACTGACCATTTAGGTGAACTATGGAAACTTCATGCATGGATTGGTGAAGGAGAATGTTCAACTCAACAGGAAGGTACTTTCGGAGCTGTCGATGCATGAGCCATACAGCTTCAAGGCTCTTGTTGATGTATCCCGCACTGCATTCCCTGGGAATAGGCCGCCTGTCAAGAAGGAAGGACTAGCAAGTATTCTATAAAAAAAAGTCCATCATCAACAATTCAATCTACTAGTTATTGTTGCATCCAAAGTAAACTGATAATGTTGCCGCTCAGCTTGTAACCTTGCAATGTACTCATGTGGTGGGTGGGCACGGCGGGATCACATTTTATTTATGTTATTATGTTTGGTAGCCTTTTGAACAAAGGGTTGCATATACTGTAATTCTTGCATATCTTTTGGGATAGCCACTGCATGCTAATCTAATATGTATCAAGTCGATTTGCAAAAGTTACATGGCAGATATATGTCTGCACATTGCCTGGCCCTTCTTGCAGTTAGCTTCTCATTCACAGCTCCCCAGCTCTGTTATTTTCATCCTTTTACCTGCCCTTCTTTCTAACACTGTTGCTTTTAACTCCTCCTTTGAACTGATGGAACCTGCATCAATCTTTTTGGCAACCCTTAACTCGAAGCACATACATCATTCAACAGTTGGCACATGGTGTcattgtccatcttttttttttgaacgggTAAGGTCCCGAAGGACCGAGATACTTAATTAATTCAGAGCGGTGGAGGTACAAATTACAGCAAGGACCCTGACAAGTTGGAAAATTATACAACAGTCCGCAATATTTGCACAAAGGACCCTAGATCTAGGATGAAGAACGCAATCCAGTCCAACTCCATCTCCACGAAGCTCGAGCAGCATCCAGCCATGCTCAACTGCGGCGACGCTGGGGACGTGACCACTTGGGTCACCGCAGCGGGAGCCAAGCATGGTGGAGCAAGCAAACCTCCGAAACTGGAGGTTGATGTATTCCTTATGCTGCCTCTGAGGAAGCAGCAGATCAGGGGGGAGTGGCTGCCCTTCAGCCTGCAGAGTCGACGGCAAGGTTGCCGACGAGGATGAAAACTCCCCGCAGATGCGACGCCATAATAGCAGCAACAAGCATATGTTGCTGCAGGTCTTCGTCTTGGCCTTGTTGATGCTGGAAGAAGATCTCTCCCGCCTCCTCCAGAACCAAGCAGATCCAGCCAGATCCCATCGCCAGCAGCTCTTCCCGTCTCACCATGACGGTAAGAACAGGGCTTGGGATCTCCAGATCTTGAAGTTCTGGAGCCTTACCGGGCTTATTCTTCGTGGAGGGGGAAGCGCTGCTTGCTGTCACCTTCAGCTCCGTCCATCGGAGCACCGTGAGCAGCAGAAACATCACCCCCAGTCGCCGAGCGCCGCCCGCATACCTCGGCCACCAAATCTCCACCGGCACTAAGCCAAACCGGGACAGAGCCCCATACACAACTAGTACATAACCTAGATCTACTATATACAGACTGGCCTCCTCCCTCACGCCACCTCCAGCCGGCGAAGCCGCCGGAGAGGAGGGAGGGAGGAGCCGGGGGCTGAAGAGAGCCTCTCAAGGGGACGGGAGAAGAAAGAGAGGGAAAGGGGGAAATGAGAGTCTTTGATTCCAGTTGTCATTGTCCATCTTGGGTTGCCGTTAAGTTTAGACTACTGTAACTTTGCCAGTTCAAGCCAATTTGTTTGTTTCCGGCACCAGATTGAGAATATACATCGGTTTGTAGTACGTGTTAGCCCTAGCAGCACGAGCAGTGGATtgggaaaaaggaaaaaggaaacgAAGAATTCTGatgaaaagtgtctttggctctcGATCACCGTGATCCCTTCATTTAAGAAATCCTAACTATAAGTTTTATAAAATTCTGAAAACAAGTCTGGACATAGTAAATGATGCaacctacaaatatgcaaaatccAAATGTGAAATTGTTTGTGGTTGTCATTTCCGTGTAGCTGATAGCACAAAGTACCGGAGTAACGGAGTTCTTAAACTTGATATTTTGCAAGTTTGTGATATATCATAATCTACATCTAGATTtattttcaaaaaaatgaaactcGTAAatgtgaatttgaatttttttaaacAATGGGATCATAGGAGCACGGGAGCCAAAATCTCCACTTAATTTTTGAATAGATCGCCAAAGTTCGTGTGAATAAGTGATGAATGGGTTGGGTGAGCGACTAgaggtgtgtgtgggggggggggggggggtggtgaaTAAGCGGTGCACAATTGTTATGGCGGTACGAGAAAGTAAAGTGGGGAACTTGAATGTAGAGTTGAACCTATGTGATGCAATGCAAGCATGTATAAGGAAACAACAGGTAAAGAGAGCGGGATAAAGGTAGCGAGacaacgggggggggggggggggggggggggggtggtggaGACGAGATGCGCGAGATATTTCTTGTAGTTCCTTCCGAAAGGAAGTACGTCTATGTTGAGAAGGTGTGGCAGCACGAAGGTTGTCAACCGCCACAAAGGCGTTATCTTATTCCTCAGTGAGCACACCATGAAGGCGTACCCACTTCTCCACTAAGCAAGGCCGATCGAGGCGGCTAACCTTCACACAAAGTTGGGGCAACACTCCACAAACaacttggaggctcccaacaacatcAGGAGCTAGGCTCTGGATGAACTTTAAACAAGGATACCCACAAAAGGAGATCTAGGATTTCCAAATCCACAAAGGAAAGGTTGGGGATTTTCTATTTTTCTTGGGTAGATAGGTAGATCGGGCCCTCCTCTGTCGATTCCAAAGTTTTGAAGATTTTATTGGTGAAAGAGCAAGCTCTATctctatgttttgtgtgtttggtaACAACACATGAATGAATTTTATCATGTGTGCCCAAGTGTGTAGGATTCAGTTTTAGCACTATGGATGATGACCCAGTTTTTTCCAAAGATCCACCATCTGGTTTATTTATTGGATGTTTGATCTGTGGTAATGATGGATGAGAAAATGTTGAGGAGAAGTGCAGATAtaggagaagaaaagaagaatgaCTGCAGTTTCTGCAGAGCGGATAATCCGACCCTCCAGTGCTTggatcacccccccccccccacccccaggTGGCCAGGACGAGATTCGCAGAAGATTCCATGGAGAAATGGGGCCGGACCATCCGGGGTGCCAGGAAACCATATTTTGGCCCCCAAATGTTCAGCCCTATTAGAAGGATGGCAACCTCCCAGTAAGGCGCCCCCACCCCCAGTTTTTGGTGGCAAACCTCCCAGTAAGGGGGCAGACGGTTTCTTCATCTGCCCCCGGATGTTCCCAATATTCGGGGGCGGCCGGATCATCCGCCCCTCCGCCTTCATCACTAAGAACGAATCAtcggaggggggggggggagggagcTGCAATGGACACTTTGCACGTATGACCTATGAAAGGGGGGCCTTCTTCCTCCTCAAATCAGATCTGACCAGCACGAAGAACACTCTCTCTCATTCATAGTTCTTGAGCTTCAATCGAGTGGATCTCCCTCCCTAGCCAATCAAACACCCCCAAACTTTGACGTCGTTGGGAGCCTCCGTGTCCTATATAGAGTTGTGACCCAACCTTGTGTGAACGTTAGCCGCCTCGACTGGCCTTGCTTAGTGGAGaggtgaaagaacatttcccgcccttttgggttttgtgtgtttgacgtcaacactagttatatttttatgtgtgttgatgtagacaggtacaagattTCAAGATATATACTTGGCTGATGAATTGGACTGACAAAAAGGATGCTATGCTGGTTTTTCTCTTCCGGCGGAAGTTCTGGCCACTgccggcggaacttccgcccagggccGGAAGGTCCGGCCATCGCcaacggaacttccgcccagattcccCCCTCAGAGCACCTCTCAGTTGAAGCTTTTGTTttgctggccggaagttccggtgcagttggccggaagttccggccagcggaACTTCTGCCCAAGTTTCGGGCTAGTTCCGGAAATCGGAAATTTGTGGCTCAGtatgtccagtatggttttctcgaaactccggaacttggccggaacttccggtcgccggaagttccgccccaatcTCTTTCTGACCAGGTCGTCTGCGCGGAATcttcctggcggaagttccggccaacatggccggtacttccggtgccagccggaacttccggccctcctggccggaacttccggtgttactaaaattcgtccaaacggtcagatctgagagctccaatcatataaatagctctcttctccaaagggacaagttgctcaatcattgcaccaaaagtctgccaagcttcacctccattagagccacctcaagaacacaagatttgcaagatctccttcctcccccaaccaaagctcttgatctttggagattcgaaggagaagacaccgatctacatcctcaccgaagcgatttacatttccccctcatttgtttgagggtccCCCttactagtgttcctctttggatccctagttgatttgtgttgatgtattgttgttgattgttgtgttgttacagatttgggagcctccaattcggttgtggatgtgtgccccaagaactttgtaaaggcccggtttccgcctcgaggaaatcccttagtggaagtgggctaggccttcgtggcgttgctcacaggagatctgagtgaagccttcgtggctgttggtttggctttcgtagcaaccacactcctccaaacgtagacgtaccttcttgcaaaggaagggaactacgggaatcatctccgtgtcatcgcgtgctccactctcggttacctctatcctattctatctcctatatatattgcgtagctatatcttgcttagtggtAACCTTGCCAtacaggtaaattcacttagttgcatatctagagaatttacctttgtgtcaagcctaaattgaaaaagaactaaaaattggttagcacctattcaccccccccccccctctaggtgcggcatacgatcctttaaattggtatcagagcctcggctcttatttcgggcttaaccgcctaagagtatgccggacgatgggcCTGCGGAAGAGGCCGCTAAGATGGTCTCCATGGATGacatcaattcgttgaggtcctccatggaagctcaaatggaaagcatgagaaaaatgattttcgAGCTTTCGACTCCGGTCCCTCCCATGGCTCCCGtcgtagaggtaaaggacacgggtgtgttagaagagggaggtgcttcggcattaccctcctctaccaaacccgtggatggtgataactcaactactatcaaatctcccattgcatctccttggggaactagtggaggtgtgagctacaatcgagtggctccgcctttcctatctcccgatatcccggttccccatcctcatgtaaacattcggggcgacccacctaagtttaatgttaaagattacgatacatggcaatttgagtttcgctctcatgtttgcagtgcctccaatgaactttggagaatcatcgtggaaggcttcaagccatacaaccccgacaagttgactagaagagaagcggttgatagtcaactcaataacaccgccttgcacatgatccaaACTAGTGTGGGACACAAGAATTGTCTCGTGTTtggaatttcaccaccgccaagaaagcTTGGGATgggttggccgctagttgcattggaagtgatagcatgagaaggaacaagtaccagtatcttcggaatcaagccgaaggattcatgaggctaccggatgaatatcatgaagccatgtatggaaggcttctcaccgttgccgatgcattccggaatgtgggtgccacccacatcaatgactcttggaccaaggagaagtacatcgagtgcatgatgccgtttgaacccattgatgtcaagactcttgttgggagagaatgctattcctctctcacttctcaacaagccgtgcatgagatgcaagccctcaaggtgctcgagcaaaactcccgtgattctcgcaatcgtgccattggaatgtcaaaagggaacaatcttgccttgacggtcaactcCGTAGAAGAAGTGCACCCTCAAGAacaatatagggcatcttggagtatgtcctatccggaagatttggaatgccactaccatgatcacatggccttccatgcaaagtccttttgggttgatccttccaaggccaaggaagacaatatcaagagaaaccacaaaagtgggttcactagctttggtccaagaacaagatcgtgctacaactgtgatgacaagcgccatttcatcgccgaatgcccctatgagaatagggagattcataatggaaggctcattcccaaggacaagagcaaagactcaaagggcaaatattcaaaatcccccaacaagaaattctacaacaacaagaccaagaagggcaagaggccctcaagagttgtgctagtgactagagaagaatattcttccgatgaagttgaaagttctagtgatgatgaagaagaagaaagctcaaaggaagtggccgccattgtcactaccaacattccctcttcatctctctttgaatcccccaatgagaatcctcatatcaagaatgcacattgcttcatggcaaggtccaccttggacacctctattgtgctatcaactcaagaagaatatacctccggagatgatgaagttgatgatgaagaagatgcaacctctaatggattggtcactcttgcctccctctccactaaatattcatcaccaagtgaattccccaatgaggtcattcatgtggaggaagaaagttgcctcatggctaaatcctccgaggtatcatctcctagcccctctatgcctaacatatcaagTGATCTAGGAGGTGATCATGCTAGTCTAaaggtgaaacaagaaatgctagagtttgatgaattcattcttaacttacaaggtaacactaaaaagcatgtttcaaatctcatggttcgtatagctcaactaagtgatactcttgagaaaaaatgtcaagtagagagagaagactctcttgaaatacatgctcttaaaaatgctcttgaggaaagtcaagaaaccatagcttctcttgaagagaggctagaaactattgaagagcctcaagataaaactaacaagctcactaaagctagagatcttgctagggctaagactaaagtgcttaaaaaggaaaaggcccaatttggtgttgatcatgagaaacttgtgaaggatctagatgaactagacaaagctcacaaagctttgaagagtgaatacactctcctatccaagtcaaatgagcaacttcaaattaggcttgcttcatatgatgtgcctagttcctctactccttcatgtgatcatgcaaatattgttgaggaaaatgctaggttgaaggatgaacttgctaaggcctcccctccccaaagtaaactttctttggatgatcttttgagtaagcaaagatcaaacaatggaaaggagggccttggttataaggccaaggcaaagaaggcaaacaagcaaaaggccaagcccgcacaagagaagaagaaagatatcactaatggtgaagcccctaagggcaaaaccattaatgatgatgatgcgggaaatgctaaccctcactatgttctatttaaagattattatggtgatgtttatgctaaatatgttggcccatatgatggttatgttgcttggtctatttgggtcccaaagacccttgttgctagcaaaagaggacccattgagaaatgggtacctaaatccaagaattgatctcatgtaggactatgctgccggaggttcaaaatgggtacttgatagtggatgtacaagtcatatgaccggcggcaagaacctcgtcaaggagttgaggcccaatataaataatatcaccgtctcctttggcgataattctacatccgaggtattgggttttggcaaggttgtggttgcacacaacattactcttgtggatgtcatgcttgtcaaaacccttggttacaatttactttccgtttccgcccttggcaagatgggtttcgccgtctttattgatatgatattgtggtcctcttgtggagcaagactctaaaagtcgctttcgttgggtatcgcgaacataacttgtatgtggtggacttttcggggaccaccacttcaagtgcgatgtgcctattcggaaaggcggctgtgggttggttgtggcatcgccgcttggcccatgtcaacatgagaactttgcaaagtcttcacaaggggaaccatattgtgggactaatggaaaatgtgtcttttgccaaagatcgtgtttgtagggcttgtgttgaaggcaaaatgcatgactctccgcatccaagcaagactatcatctcttccaagaggatcttggagctcctccatgtggatctctttggtcccgttactcatgcaagtcttggtgcgaagaaacattgcttggtgattgttgatgactactctagatacacttgggtctactttctcaagacgaaagatgagactcaacaaatattcattgactttgctaccgaggtgcaacgccaacacaacctcctcattatggcaataagaagtgacaacggctccgagttcaagaactatacactcaatgattttattagtgatgaggggattcgtcatcaatattccgctgcttacacccctcaacaaaatggtgttgcggagaggaagaaccggactcttatggatatggaaagatctatgatggcggagtataagtcccgctataatttttgggctgaagccatctccaccgcttgccactcttctaaccggctctatctccgcaagggattgaacaagactccatatgaaatactcaccgggaacaagcctaatatctcatacttcaaggtgttcgggtgtaagtgtttctacaaaatcaaaggagttcgtttatctaaatttgctcctaaagctttgaagggtatatttgttggttacggtgccgaatctcacacttatagagtctttgatgtatcctccgggattatcatcgaatcttgtagtgtgaggttcgaagaaaatgatggctcccaagtggggcaagttgatgtatgtgcaggtgatgaactacatcaagatgccatagtaagaatgggtgtgggatttttccgccccattgagggacacggtgtggcgtctcgggaaggactatgctctaccacggtggagccctcatcctctcaacatcaacaaaccccatctcttgaagcaaataatgcaccaacccaagaacaagaacaaaaccctccctcttgtgtgcaagatcaaggacaagatcaatcacggattcatgatggatccgatgaatatccaTTCAATATTCTCCTCTCAccggataatgtccaagatcaagcacatgaggatgagcaatctcaagaaattgaggaagctcaagttgaaggtcaagacggggacccaaatgatcaagttgatcaagtgaaacctccaaggccaagaagaaccaaggaggagatcgaggcccgtcgtctagcaagaagagaaaggaaccttgaaattcgcgaacacactcatgacaaggtccttggtgatttaagggcaagtgttaccacaagaaggcaattggctaattttagcaatcatcatgcttatatctccttagtggaacccaagaaagtatttgaagcctttgaagattcggattggttggaagctatgcacgatgaactcaacaacttcaagcgcaataaagtatggaccttagtagagaagccaaaggggtgccgcaatgttataggcactaaatggattttcaagaacaagcaagatgagtttggaaatgtggtgaggaacaaggcaagattggtggctcaaggtttctctcaagttgaaggaattgactttggagaaacttatgctccTGTGGCtctccttgagtccatccgtatccttctttcttatgcatcgcatcataactttaagttacaacaaatggatgtgaaaagtgcatttcttaatggtcctttgcatgaagaggtttatgttaagcaacccccggggttcgaggatctcaactttcctaaccatgtctacaagcttgataaagcactttatggtctcaaacaagctcctagagcttggtacgagcaccttaaagaattgttggtagaccgtgggtttgatgttgggctaattgatcccactctttttactaagagggtcaatggggagcttttcgtttgccaattatatgttgatgatattatctttggctctactaacaaagctttcaatgatgaattttcaaagcttatgaccgataggtttgagatgtctatgatgggagagatgaagttcttccttggttttgagatcaagcaattgagagaaggaaccttcatcaatcaagcaaaatatctccaagacatgctcaagaggttcaagatgaccgagatgaagggtgtggccactcctatggttaccaaatgtcatcttgcactagatcccaatggtaaagaggtggatcaaaaggtatatcgctccatgattggatccttgctttacctttgtgcatctagaccggacatagtgttgagtgttggtgtgtgtgcaaggtatcaagcttctcctaaggagagccacatgatggctctcaaaagaatctttcaatatttggttgataccccaagatatggtatttggtaccccaaacgctcaagttttattctcaatggatacaccgatgcggattgggcgggagacaaggatgataggaaatcaacttccggggcttgccaattacttggtaggtccttggtgtgttggtcttctaagaagcaaaattgtatatctctctccaccgccgaagccgaatatgttgccgccgcaagtggatgcactcaattgttatggatgaggcaaactttaaacgaatacggtgtcatttgtgacaaagtgcctctattatgtgacaatgaaagtgccatcaagattgcctataatccggtgaacattcaagaacgaagcatattaagatccggaatcatttcattagggatcatgttgcccgtggtgatattgagcttatctatgttcctaccaaagatcaacttgccgatatattcacgaagcctcttgatgaagcaaggttttgctatttgaggaatgagctaaatatcattgattcaaggagtatagcttgaccatcttgcaaacacacctttgtctcaaaactttacttggtttagatgtgggcatggaaatagggggagtgcggtttaaattattgagctatccctcccccca includes the following:
- the LOC127305868 gene encoding uncharacterized protein, whose product is MNKGKIFKLAKGFRGRAKNCIRIARERVEKALQYSYRDRRNKKRDMRSLWIERINAGTRLHGVNYGNFMHGLVKENVQLNRKVLSELSMHEPYSFKALVDVSRTAFPGNRPPVKKEGLASIL